In Amycolatopsis sp. EV170708-02-1, the following are encoded in one genomic region:
- the gcl gene encoding glyoxylate carboligase: MPRIPAMQAVVDVLVSEGVDTAFGCPGAAILPLYHAMQDSGIEHLIVRHEEGATHMADGWARTTGNVGVAIGTSGPAGTNMITGLYTAQADSIPILCITGQADSRKLHTEAFQAVDIVEIAKPVTKWAVQVKEAAQLPWVFREAFRIARSGRPGPVLIDLPIDVQRQEIEWDSSIDSPLPVTRATPSPARVERALDLLLAAERPLILAGGGVVLGDASDRLRTAAELLGVPVGVTLMGKGSFPEDHELFAGMAGIQTSQRWANAAFLEADLVLALGARFGDRHTGDLDVYRGNRKFIHVDIEPTQLGKVFGPDLGIVSDTGAFLDALIEAASKRSLARDRAWPRRIGELKESLPRREDFEDTPIKAPRVFKEINEFYGEDAYFVTAIGLYQIWSGQFQRAHKPRHYQVCGQAGPLGWEIPAAIGVKKAKPEAEVVGVVGDYSFQFLVEELAVAAQYDVGFVLIMLNNEYLGLIRQAETGYEMNFEVDIHYDKIGTDNVKVMEAYGCSGTRVTEPGEIRASLEWARKEAERTSRPVLVEIMIEREGNAAMGKALDSVVEFEPIAG, from the coding sequence GGGCGCCGCGATCCTCCCGCTGTACCACGCGATGCAGGACAGCGGTATCGAGCATCTGATCGTGCGTCACGAAGAGGGCGCGACCCATATGGCCGACGGCTGGGCGAGGACCACCGGCAACGTCGGCGTCGCGATCGGCACCTCCGGGCCCGCCGGGACGAACATGATCACCGGCCTCTACACCGCGCAGGCCGACTCGATCCCGATCCTGTGCATCACCGGGCAGGCCGACTCGCGGAAGCTGCACACCGAGGCGTTCCAGGCCGTCGACATCGTCGAGATCGCCAAACCGGTGACCAAATGGGCGGTGCAGGTCAAAGAGGCGGCCCAGCTGCCGTGGGTGTTCCGGGAGGCGTTCCGGATCGCGCGGTCCGGCCGCCCGGGGCCGGTGCTGATCGATCTGCCGATCGACGTCCAGCGGCAGGAGATCGAATGGGACTCCAGTATCGACTCGCCGCTCCCGGTCACCAGGGCGACGCCGTCCCCGGCCAGGGTCGAGCGGGCGCTGGACCTCCTCCTGGCCGCCGAGCGGCCGCTGATCCTCGCGGGCGGTGGCGTGGTGCTCGGCGACGCGAGCGACCGGCTGCGGACCGCGGCCGAACTGCTCGGCGTCCCGGTCGGCGTGACGTTGATGGGCAAGGGAAGCTTCCCCGAAGACCACGAGCTGTTCGCCGGAATGGCGGGTATCCAGACCTCGCAGCGCTGGGCGAACGCGGCCTTCCTCGAAGCGGATCTGGTGCTGGCGCTGGGCGCGCGGTTCGGCGACCGGCACACCGGTGACCTCGACGTCTACCGCGGGAACCGGAAGTTCATCCACGTCGACATCGAGCCGACCCAGCTGGGCAAGGTGTTCGGGCCGGACCTCGGCATCGTCTCGGACACAGGCGCCTTCCTGGACGCGCTGATCGAGGCGGCGTCGAAGCGTTCCCTGGCGCGGGACCGCGCTTGGCCGCGGCGCATCGGCGAGCTCAAGGAGAGCCTGCCGCGGCGCGAGGACTTCGAGGACACGCCGATCAAGGCGCCTCGGGTGTTCAAGGAGATCAACGAGTTCTACGGCGAGGACGCCTACTTCGTCACCGCGATCGGGCTCTACCAGATCTGGTCCGGGCAGTTCCAGCGCGCGCACAAGCCGCGGCACTATCAGGTGTGCGGCCAGGCGGGCCCGCTCGGCTGGGAGATCCCGGCGGCGATCGGCGTCAAGAAGGCGAAACCGGAGGCCGAGGTCGTCGGCGTCGTCGGGGACTACTCGTTCCAGTTCCTGGTCGAGGAGCTGGCGGTGGCCGCGCAGTACGACGTCGGGTTCGTGCTGATCATGCTGAACAACGAGTACCTCGGGCTCATCCGGCAGGCGGAAACCGGCTACGAGATGAACTTCGAGGTCGACATCCACTACGACAAGATCGGCACGGACAACGTGAAGGTCATGGAGGCCTACGGCTGCTCCGGCACCCGCGTCACCGAGCCGGGCGAGATCCGGGCTTCGCTGGAGTGGGCGCGCAAGGAGGCCGAGCGGACGTCGCGGCCGGTGCTCGTGGAGATCATGATCGAACGCGAAGGGAACGCCGCGATGGGCAAGGCACTCGACAGCGTCGTCGAGTTCGAACCGATCGCGGGCTGA
- a CDS encoding pyridoxamine 5'-phosphate oxidase family protein: MSSFVMTAEEREAFLSEVHIGVLAVEREGRAPLAVPVWYDYEPGGELLIWMDGGSVKDKAIKKAGRLSLVAQSETLPYKYVTAEGPVIANDTPPTREQALKIAHRYLPEDEGTKYVDGALSDNSVLVRVRPEKWLSNDQGKA; the protein is encoded by the coding sequence ATGTCGTCTTTCGTCATGACCGCCGAGGAACGGGAAGCCTTCCTGAGCGAGGTCCACATCGGGGTCCTGGCCGTGGAGCGGGAAGGCCGAGCCCCGCTGGCCGTTCCGGTCTGGTACGACTACGAGCCCGGCGGCGAACTCCTGATCTGGATGGACGGCGGTTCGGTCAAGGACAAGGCGATCAAGAAGGCGGGCAGGCTCAGCCTGGTCGCGCAGTCGGAGACGCTGCCGTACAAGTACGTGACGGCCGAGGGTCCGGTCATCGCGAACGACACCCCGCCGACCCGGGAGCAGGCGCTGAAGATCGCGCACCGCTACCTGCCGGAGGACGAGGGCACGAAATACGTCGACGGCGCGCTCAGCGACAACTCCGTGCTGGTCCGCGTCCGGCCCGAGAAGTGGCTGAGCAACGACCAGGGCAAGGCCTGA
- a CDS encoding lytic transglycosylase domain-containing protein, which yields MSKHRPRQTDKLSARHRTAFALAGGALAVLPAVTASAGPDTPIAAPKPAAPQNQASAWQPPAGTVPEIAVDGSLPEPPTPDPLTVPGHSGNVGGAFAPSGALGIPASMMKAYKNAADILAKELPGCHIDWALIASIGRIESNHARGGYVDAKGNTLEPILGPQLNGAGPFAAISDTDGGKYDGDTVWDRAVGPTQFIPSTWKGYASDGNGDGESNPNNIYDATLASGRYLCSGGVDLTSEQTQRVAVYRYNHSLSYVDTVIRWAVAYRGGVATMPDSQVPVGAPDSQDVAAGTPGGQVPVPTLPGTPPPGTTTPGPTPLPGTSVPPSSTTPPSSTSPSKPSSTPPSSTPPSSTPPSSTPPSSTPPSSTTPPPSSTSSAAPSSTPAGNTGETSPTSSTSPTP from the coding sequence ATGTCGAAGCACCGCCCCCGACAGACGGACAAGTTGTCCGCCCGGCACCGGACGGCCTTCGCGCTTGCCGGCGGCGCGCTCGCCGTGCTGCCCGCGGTCACCGCGTCGGCAGGACCCGACACCCCGATCGCCGCGCCGAAACCGGCCGCCCCGCAGAATCAGGCCTCGGCCTGGCAGCCACCGGCGGGCACGGTCCCGGAGATCGCCGTCGACGGCAGCCTCCCCGAGCCGCCCACCCCGGACCCGCTGACCGTCCCGGGGCATTCCGGCAACGTCGGCGGCGCGTTCGCACCTTCGGGCGCTCTCGGCATCCCCGCCAGCATGATGAAGGCGTACAAGAACGCCGCGGACATCCTCGCGAAGGAACTGCCCGGCTGCCACATCGACTGGGCACTGATCGCGAGCATCGGCCGGATCGAATCGAACCACGCGCGCGGCGGCTACGTGGACGCCAAGGGCAACACGCTGGAGCCGATCCTCGGCCCGCAGCTCAACGGCGCCGGGCCGTTCGCCGCCATTTCCGACACCGACGGCGGCAAGTACGACGGTGACACGGTGTGGGACCGCGCCGTCGGCCCGACGCAGTTCATCCCGTCCACGTGGAAGGGCTACGCCTCCGACGGCAACGGCGACGGCGAGTCGAACCCGAACAACATCTACGACGCGACGCTGGCCTCGGGCCGCTACCTCTGCTCCGGCGGGGTCGACCTGACGTCCGAGCAGACCCAGCGCGTCGCCGTGTACCGCTACAACCACTCGCTGTCCTATGTGGACACCGTGATCCGCTGGGCGGTTGCCTACCGCGGCGGCGTCGCGACGATGCCGGACAGCCAGGTCCCCGTCGGCGCGCCGGACTCCCAGGACGTCGCCGCCGGCACGCCCGGCGGCCAGGTCCCGGTGCCGACCCTGCCCGGCACTCCCCCACCCGGCACGACCACGCCGGGGCCGACCCCGTTGCCCGGCACTTCCGTCCCGCCGAGCAGCACCACGCCGCCGAGCAGCACTTCGCCTTCGAAGCCGAGCAGCACGCCGCCTTCGTCGACGCCTCCCTCGTCGACTCCGCCTTCCTCGACACCTCCTTCGAGCACCCCTCCGTCTTCGACGACGCCTCCGCCGTCCAGCACGTCTTCCGCGGCGCCGTCCTCGACCCCGGCGGGGAACACCGGCGAGACGTCCCCGACCAGCAGCACCTCGCCCACGCCATAA
- a CDS encoding helix-turn-helix transcriptional regulator, which translates to MTGPPPPEEIADAAVLKAVMHPLRRRIMEALGRGPATATKLAKELGESSGATSYHLRELAKYDFVDEAPELAHGKERWWRARPRDIRWPRHSEQNDEMRAVFDEAQRAAFTEDLEQLASFLERRGELGEWGDALVFSRGSVYLNLEELKEFFDDYLELLRRYWRPEPGPDARKVLVRWTAFPDADGEVKEGN; encoded by the coding sequence ATGACCGGTCCGCCGCCACCCGAAGAGATCGCCGACGCCGCCGTGCTGAAGGCGGTGATGCACCCGTTGCGCCGCCGGATCATGGAGGCGTTGGGCCGCGGCCCCGCGACGGCGACGAAGCTGGCCAAGGAGCTGGGGGAGAGTTCGGGCGCGACCAGCTATCACCTGCGGGAACTGGCGAAGTACGACTTCGTCGACGAGGCGCCGGAGCTCGCGCACGGCAAGGAGCGCTGGTGGCGCGCCCGGCCACGCGACATCCGCTGGCCGCGGCACAGCGAGCAGAACGACGAGATGCGCGCCGTGTTCGACGAGGCGCAGCGCGCCGCGTTCACCGAGGACCTCGAACAGCTGGCGAGTTTCCTCGAGCGCCGCGGTGAGCTGGGCGAATGGGGTGACGCGCTGGTGTTCTCGCGCGGCTCGGTCTACCTGAACCTCGAAGAGCTCAAGGAGTTCTTCGACGACTACCTGGAGCTGCTACGCCGCTACTGGCGGCCCGAGCCAGGTCCGGACGCGCGGAAGGTGCTCGTGCGCTGGACCGCGTTCCCGGACGCGGACGGGGAGGTGAAGGAAGGGAACTGA
- a CDS encoding penicillin acylase family protein, whose product MLLWKRIAAVCAAAGLLAAGTAAAAQPPDGGSRSDATIRYTEYGIPHIVANDWVTLGFGQGFAAAKDNICAIADVAVTTRAERSRWLGPDAPPTSGVSQANTNLASDLYFQGLNESGAVERLLSVPAPRGPYREVRELIRGYVEGVNKYLRTGEITDPACRGAGWLKPITELDVYRHSHAVGMIFGQGGVADSITASLPGAPPAGGGTEQMLGETGIGSNAISIGSAASANGRGVSLANPHLPWQLSGTRLWQSQVTLPGKLNVSGAGIPGIPLMWLGHNETAAWSGTATDTTRTYTLFELKLVPGSPTTYLVDGKPERMRRTDVSVLSRKADGTLERVVRPQWTTRYGPVTTRLGQRELPWTAVSAFAIADANATNLGMTNSMFAIARGRTAGEMIGAVRETQGLPWMNILATDDGGRVEFSQIHGIPHVTDEKAARCNTPLGKEMFDANGVAVLDGSKTACAWGRDRDALRPGVFGPSSLPSMSRSDYAANSNDSSWLVNPAEPKTGFPRIVGPVRYEQNMRTRAGLVEIADQLKKGGFTGQAMRDLMFSNRDHAAELVRADVVAMCRTMPGLDDACAALAAWDGRSDAGSRGALLFDRFWAAVDRMGPEIWKNPFDVRNPVHTPNTLDTGNAAIRKALSDAVSELRAAKIPLDAPYGDHHYVVRDGRKIPLGGGTAGRGVYNSLGGPWDPTRGYTEFTHGGTYLHVVAFNGTGCPDTTTLMTYSQSANPKSAHHSDQTELYSRKQWVAERYCEKDILASPSLEVIRVSRR is encoded by the coding sequence ATGCTGCTCTGGAAGAGAATCGCGGCCGTCTGCGCCGCGGCGGGCCTGCTCGCGGCGGGGACCGCGGCGGCCGCGCAACCGCCGGACGGGGGATCCCGGTCGGACGCCACCATCCGCTACACCGAATACGGCATCCCGCATATCGTCGCGAACGACTGGGTGACCCTGGGCTTCGGACAGGGATTCGCCGCGGCCAAGGACAACATCTGCGCGATCGCGGACGTCGCGGTCACGACGCGGGCCGAGCGTTCCCGCTGGCTCGGGCCGGACGCGCCGCCGACGAGCGGGGTGAGCCAGGCGAACACGAACCTCGCCAGCGACCTGTACTTCCAAGGTCTCAACGAAAGCGGTGCCGTCGAGCGGCTCCTGTCGGTGCCGGCGCCGCGCGGGCCGTACCGCGAAGTCCGCGAACTGATCCGCGGTTACGTCGAGGGGGTCAACAAGTACCTGCGCACCGGTGAGATCACCGACCCGGCCTGCCGGGGCGCGGGCTGGCTGAAGCCGATCACCGAACTCGACGTGTACCGCCACAGTCACGCGGTCGGCATGATCTTCGGGCAGGGCGGCGTCGCGGACTCGATCACCGCGTCGCTGCCGGGTGCCCCGCCCGCAGGTGGCGGTACCGAACAGATGCTCGGGGAGACCGGGATCGGCAGCAACGCGATCTCGATCGGCTCCGCCGCGTCGGCGAACGGACGCGGTGTCTCGCTGGCCAATCCGCATCTGCCGTGGCAGCTGAGCGGGACCAGGCTTTGGCAGTCGCAGGTGACGCTGCCGGGCAAGCTGAACGTCAGCGGTGCGGGCATCCCCGGGATTCCGCTGATGTGGCTGGGGCACAACGAAACCGCGGCCTGGAGCGGCACCGCCACCGACACCACGCGCACGTACACGCTGTTCGAGCTGAAGCTCGTGCCCGGCTCGCCGACGACGTACCTGGTCGACGGGAAACCCGAGCGGATGCGGCGGACCGACGTGAGTGTGCTGTCGCGCAAGGCGGACGGCACCCTGGAACGCGTCGTACGTCCACAGTGGACGACCAGGTACGGCCCGGTGACGACCCGGCTCGGGCAGCGGGAACTGCCGTGGACGGCGGTGAGCGCGTTCGCCATCGCGGACGCCAACGCCACGAACCTCGGGATGACGAACTCGATGTTCGCGATCGCCCGCGGCCGGACGGCGGGGGAGATGATCGGCGCGGTCCGCGAGACGCAGGGGCTGCCGTGGATGAACATCCTCGCCACCGACGACGGCGGCCGGGTGGAGTTCAGCCAGATCCACGGGATCCCGCACGTCACCGACGAGAAGGCCGCGCGCTGCAACACGCCGCTGGGCAAGGAAATGTTCGACGCCAACGGGGTCGCGGTGCTCGACGGCTCCAAAACGGCCTGTGCCTGGGGCCGCGACCGCGACGCACTGCGGCCGGGTGTCTTCGGCCCGTCCAGCCTGCCGAGCATGAGCCGGTCGGACTACGCGGCGAACTCGAACGACAGCTCCTGGCTGGTCAACCCCGCCGAGCCGAAGACCGGCTTCCCCAGGATCGTGGGCCCGGTCCGCTACGAGCAGAACATGCGGACGCGTGCCGGTCTCGTCGAGATCGCCGACCAGCTGAAGAAGGGCGGCTTCACGGGGCAAGCGATGCGGGACCTGATGTTCTCGAACCGGGACCACGCCGCCGAACTCGTGCGGGCCGACGTCGTCGCGATGTGCCGCACGATGCCGGGACTGGACGACGCTTGCGCGGCGCTGGCGGCCTGGGACGGTCGTTCGGACGCCGGAAGCCGGGGAGCGTTGCTCTTCGACAGGTTCTGGGCCGCGGTGGACCGGATGGGGCCGGAGATCTGGAAGAACCCGTTCGACGTCAGGAATCCGGTCCACACGCCGAACACGCTCGACACGGGGAACGCGGCGATCCGCAAGGCGCTCTCCGACGCCGTTTCGGAGCTGCGAGCGGCGAAGATCCCGCTCGACGCGCCGTACGGTGACCACCACTACGTCGTCCGTGACGGCCGGAAGATCCCGCTGGGCGGCGGAACCGCGGGCCGAGGGGTCTACAACTCCCTGGGCGGTCCCTGGGATCCGACCCGTGGATACACCGAGTTCACGCATGGCGGGACGTATCTGCATGTCGTGGCGTTCAACGGGACCGGGTGCCCGGACACGACGACGTTGATGACCTACTCGCAGTCGGCGAACCCGAAATCGGCGCACCACAGCGACCAGACGGAGCTGTACTCGCGCAAGCAGTGGGTCGCCGAACGGTACTGCGAGAAGGACATCCTCGCGTCGCCGTCGCTCGAGGTGATCCGGGTGAGCAGGCGATGA
- a CDS encoding S9 family peptidase: protein MIAAVLAAVVAVSSPLPAAAPEGEVSFTSHGVTLRGTVVAPEGGGPAPGIVMVHGSGEHDRDDYRAEAEAFAKAGIATLIYDKRTEGYSLFERDYSVLADDALAAVQALRSRPGVDPARVGVWGLSEGGWVAPLAASKSKDVAFAVTVGANGVSPDRQQAWALETYLRRGGVTGSMVDMVSSTNMRTLAGAGVFPEAGYDPVPVLEKVRQPVLGLWGELDRLTPPGEAVRIFRETLDRAGNRHYTLKVFPQAQHGLRRTTDGFDKLDGFAPGYLELVANWVNGTKDGRSADPPPVQASQSVALAPLAWYEAPWVQIGVWALALLAFAGYPVTALFRRRETVPLAGPARWLAATGSLATAGFLVYYIALSMGAAMAPGPVLFGRTVPWLALQLIAVGVVAAGVVTAVSGWRSKERGGVRVGLLLAGAALFVPWAVHWGLLVP from the coding sequence ATGATCGCCGCCGTGCTCGCGGCCGTCGTGGCGGTTTCGTCGCCGCTGCCCGCCGCGGCTCCGGAAGGCGAAGTCTCGTTCACCAGCCACGGGGTCACCCTGCGGGGAACGGTGGTCGCGCCGGAGGGCGGAGGTCCGGCGCCGGGCATCGTCATGGTGCACGGATCCGGCGAACACGACCGGGACGATTACCGTGCCGAGGCGGAGGCTTTCGCCAAGGCGGGGATCGCGACCCTGATCTACGACAAGCGGACCGAGGGGTATTCGCTGTTCGAGCGGGACTACTCGGTCTTGGCCGACGACGCGCTCGCCGCCGTGCAGGCGCTGCGCTCGCGTCCCGGCGTGGATCCGGCCCGCGTCGGGGTGTGGGGCTTGAGCGAAGGAGGCTGGGTCGCGCCGTTGGCGGCGTCGAAGTCGAAGGACGTCGCGTTCGCGGTCACCGTCGGCGCCAACGGGGTGTCTCCGGATCGTCAGCAGGCGTGGGCGCTCGAGACCTATCTCCGGCGGGGCGGGGTCACCGGCTCGATGGTGGACATGGTGTCGTCGACGAACATGCGGACCCTCGCGGGTGCCGGCGTGTTCCCCGAGGCCGGGTACGACCCGGTGCCGGTGCTGGAGAAGGTGCGGCAGCCGGTGCTCGGCCTGTGGGGCGAACTGGACCGGCTCACCCCGCCCGGTGAGGCCGTCCGGATCTTCCGGGAAACACTGGACCGCGCGGGGAACCGGCACTACACGCTGAAGGTGTTCCCGCAGGCCCAGCACGGGCTCCGGCGGACCACCGACGGTTTCGACAAGCTCGACGGCTTCGCCCCCGGTTACCTCGAACTCGTGGCGAACTGGGTGAACGGAACGAAGGACGGGCGGTCGGCCGACCCGCCTCCGGTCCAGGCGAGCCAGAGCGTCGCCCTCGCACCGCTCGCCTGGTACGAGGCGCCGTGGGTGCAGATCGGGGTCTGGGCGCTGGCGTTGCTCGCGTTCGCGGGCTATCCGGTGACGGCGTTGTTCCGCCGCCGGGAGACCGTTCCGCTCGCCGGGCCCGCCCGGTGGCTGGCGGCGACCGGTTCGCTCGCCACGGCGGGGTTCCTCGTCTACTACATCGCCCTGTCGATGGGGGCGGCGATGGCGCCCGGTCCGGTCCTCTTCGGACGGACGGTGCCCTGGCTCGCGCTGCAGCTGATCGCCGTCGGTGTCGTCGCGGCCGGTGTGGTCACGGCGGTTTCGGGGTGGCGGAGCAAGGAACGCGGGGGAGTCCGGGTCGGCCTGCTGCTGGCGGGCGCGGCGTTGTTCGTCCCGTGGGCGGTCCACTGGGGACTGTTGGTGCCGTGA
- a CDS encoding carbon-nitrogen hydrolase family protein, translating to MVHVAVAQFAPGNDKEANLARVAALAGEAADRGARVVVLPEYSLFTVPTMSREFVTSAEELDGRFVTELRGLAKDRQITVVAGINEALPGGERISNTLVAAGPDGAIAALYRKLHLYDAFGFRESELVRPGDIEAPETFEVDGITFGLQTCYDLRFPEVTRRLVDAGADAVLLPAEWMPGPLKEDHWTTLVRARAIENTIYLVAAGQAAPAGSGHSMIVDPMGVVVASLGERTGTATGEVSAERISEVRAKNPALELRRFAVTPKS from the coding sequence ATGGTGCACGTCGCGGTGGCGCAGTTCGCGCCCGGCAACGACAAAGAGGCCAACCTCGCCCGCGTCGCCGCCCTCGCCGGCGAAGCGGCCGACCGCGGTGCGCGGGTGGTCGTGCTGCCCGAGTACTCGTTGTTCACCGTACCGACGATGAGCCGGGAATTCGTGACCTCGGCCGAAGAACTCGACGGCCGGTTCGTCACCGAGCTGCGCGGGCTGGCGAAGGACCGGCAGATCACCGTCGTCGCGGGCATCAACGAAGCGCTCCCCGGCGGCGAGCGGATCTCGAACACCCTCGTCGCGGCCGGTCCCGATGGCGCCATCGCCGCGCTCTACCGCAAGCTGCACCTGTACGACGCCTTCGGTTTCCGCGAGTCGGAGCTGGTCCGGCCCGGCGACATCGAAGCGCCGGAGACGTTCGAGGTCGACGGGATCACCTTCGGTCTCCAGACCTGCTACGACCTCAGGTTCCCGGAGGTCACCCGCCGCCTGGTCGACGCGGGTGCCGACGCGGTACTGCTGCCCGCGGAGTGGATGCCCGGTCCGCTCAAGGAGGACCACTGGACCACCCTGGTCCGGGCCAGGGCGATCGAGAACACGATCTACCTCGTCGCGGCCGGGCAGGCCGCGCCCGCCGGTTCGGGGCACAGCATGATCGTCGACCCGATGGGCGTGGTCGTCGCCTCGCTCGGGGAGCGCACGGGGACGGCGACCGGCGAGGTCTCCGCCGAGCGGATCTCCGAGGTGCGTGCGAAGAACCCGGCGCTGGAACTGCGCCGGTTCGCCGTCACCCCGAAGTCCTGA
- a CDS encoding GntR family transcriptional regulator translates to MTVTAEGGGPARERVYTWLRDGIISGELEGGRFLDEMWVSGVVGVSRTPVREAFHRLAAERFISLLPRKGAQVRTVTARELEEVYQSRRLIEGHAIATLCANRAGAPAELPELIEAMASAGAERDWFAVSGFDRRFHRAIVNAAGNTVLTELYDTLRSRQQRVTVRALEARPERLTVINEEHRALVAALNDHDAKEASRLLEEHLRPVSEVMSVLPQEG, encoded by the coding sequence ATGACTGTGACCGCCGAAGGGGGCGGCCCGGCGCGCGAGCGGGTCTACACGTGGCTGCGCGACGGAATCATCTCGGGCGAGCTGGAAGGCGGCCGCTTCCTCGACGAGATGTGGGTCTCCGGTGTCGTTGGGGTGTCCCGGACACCGGTGCGCGAGGCGTTCCACCGGCTGGCCGCGGAGCGGTTCATCAGCCTATTGCCGCGCAAGGGCGCCCAGGTGCGCACGGTCACCGCCAGGGAGCTGGAAGAGGTCTACCAGAGCAGGCGGCTGATCGAAGGGCACGCCATCGCGACGCTGTGCGCGAACCGGGCGGGCGCGCCTGCCGAACTGCCGGAACTCATCGAGGCGATGGCGAGCGCCGGCGCCGAACGCGACTGGTTCGCCGTTTCGGGATTCGACCGCCGCTTCCATCGCGCCATCGTGAACGCGGCGGGCAACACCGTCCTGACCGAGCTGTACGACACCCTTCGTTCGCGGCAACAGCGGGTCACGGTCCGCGCGCTGGAGGCCCGGCCGGAACGGCTGACCGTGATCAACGAGGAGCACCGGGCACTGGTCGCCGCCCTGAACGACCACGACGCGAAAGAGGCGTCGCGGCTGCTGGAGGAGCATTTGCGCCCGGTGTCCGAAGTGATGTCGGTGCTGCCTCAGGAAGGCTGA